The Gavia stellata isolate bGavSte3 chromosome 1, bGavSte3.hap2, whole genome shotgun sequence DNA segment CTTCTGCGATACaaagcaatttatttaaaatattcttctgacACCAGGAGACATGTAGTGGaacacagaatattttaaaaataaagttcattttcttccagtttcagataaaggaatgaaaacacaaaatctgAAGTTTAGACTCATACACCAGAGGTATTTTGATACGTGCTACTTGTTATAACCAATAGTACTTTCTTGAAAGGTATAACTTGCTGGACTGAGAAACCCTCATGATTTTCACTCTTTACTGCGAGAACTGGCTTTGTCGACGGTGGGGGATGGTGGTGGGGAGCGTTGGGGAAGGGGGGAGTAATACCCGATTGCAAGTTTTAGGTTGACTCTTATTCAGTGTAAATTTTATTGATTTCGTCATCAGCTATAATTGGTCGACTGGATGAAAAgctctctttttctgtgaatGAAGCAGCCCTCCCAGAATACTAAAGATGTCTTAAATGGAAATAGATTATTCAACAAGTCTTTCATTGTATTAAGCCAGTGCTTACATACATGATTATTGAGCAAAGTcagtatttttagcattttgtttaaaagataagaaaaagcaGCTCACCACATAAACCAATCAAATAGTATGTACCTAAAATGCATAGTTAGATGACAAGTTATTTTCTATTCTGATTCTTAAGTGAAGAGTTATCTAGATGTCCGATGCtcaaaaaatcagtatttactTACACAAAAAAGCTATTTCCTGACTAagttttataaatgaaatatgtATAAAACACCAGAAAGTCCAGCAAAACATTGCAATATTCACGAAGTATTCCCCACAAGTTTGTGGTTTCACCCGTACACACTTCAGGGTAGACCACGTACAAGCACATCAATACACACAGCTATCAGACCGCTGGACCTGCTAAACGCTTGGCCCTCTCTGCCACCAGAATGAATCAAAAAGCTCCAGAGGGACCCAGAAGCACGAAGTCAGGGCGCAGGCGGAAAAGAGAGGCTTCTCCCCAGCGCGGCCGCGGGCTGCCGGCGCTGCCTGTGCAGCACCTTGGACAGCAACCTCCGCGGCAGCGGCCgccgcccagcccagcccagcccagccccgccgcccagcccagcccagcccagcccagccccgccgcccagcccagcccagcccagccccgccgcccagcccagcccagcccagcccagccccgccgcccagcccagcccagcccagcccagcccagcccagcccagcccagcccagtccagcccagcccagcccagcccagcccagcccagcccagcccagcccagtccagcccagcccagcccagcccagcccagcccagcccagccccgccgccccgcgctccCGGCGTGCGCCGCCCGCCAGCTTCTCcggaaagtgaaagaaaacacgAAGTTGCACCCCGGGTttggtggttgggtttttttttctttttcctgctgcaatATCCTTCATTTTTAACACAGACTGGTCGGCCAAATTCTCAAAACATAGGGCAATACTGTCTGGCACTTGGAACTGGAGAACCGCAGGTCATTGGCACTGCATTGGTCTAGTTTATCTATATGTTTCATGCAATCGTTTTAACGTCAACAACTTTTTTCTCCACCATTAGGCAAGTATTTCTCCTTATTCAGTCTCTGAAGGGGAAATCGTTACACAGTGTATATTTGCTATTATGTTAATTTTCAACACCTTTACACCATGATATACAGTAGAGCAACTGCACACTTTGTGGTAAAGTTCGGTCAAACTAAACTgtgatacaaaaaaaatcactttaagCAAGTAGAGGCTGATTGTTTGGGAGCACAGAGCAGTAGGTCCATTTCTAGTTAAAGAGGTACTGAAATGGCAAAGACGTCCTTACAGCAGTAGACATCTATTCACATTTgatatgctttttatttagcCAATTCActctggaaataaaatacatttacatttatcAGTAACTGAGTGTGTAACATATCTACAATGAGTGTGTACACACACGGTTTATAACCTAGAAACAGTGGAGTCAAAATTACTGATGAGACTACTTTACTTTTGTCAGgtttaacaagaaaaaataaatacggCAACTTTGCTACTTTATCCAATTAGATATTAGGGTATTTCAGCTTCTGGAGGGACTATGGATTGATTTCTGGGGCACAGATATGTGCAAATTACACTAACTTACTGGTGAATGGGGTTCTTTAGGCATGGGCTGTTACCATGAAATGATTTCAGAAGGCCCTGCTGAAGTTACAAAGCACAGAGGTACTGCTAGGCCTTCTGTTCAGAGCGGTGATTTGTATGCACTGTTGTGTTCCACTACTAAAGCAGGATTTGGTTCAGATTGGTAAATGTAGTGCTACAGTAGTCGAGATAATCCAGTTCAGGGCAGAAACCATTCACCTGGCCCGGCTCTCAACAAGTACTCAGActaacagggaaaaaagcatgcaGTTAGTTATTTTAGGTGCCAAGGACAACActtttttctgccctttcctgtCTTGAGAGCTAGGCCAACTAATCGTGTGCAAAAGTAGAAAGAAGACAACAACTACACGTAGCCAAAGTGAGACCCTGCCGTCTAACAACGGAAAAGAAAACCCTCTGGATCCCTCTGACCGGTCACCGGCGGCACCAAAGAAAGCCGCGGCGGCTTATTGTCATGCTGTCACCATCACTTCCCAACCAAGGGCCACCGCGGTGCCCGTTGACATCCCCCCTCGTCCTCGAGCTTCTGCTAACTCCACAGATTTTGGCAGAGCGCCTGGAGACACGGTCCCGCTCCCCGCTCTCGAGGCGACCGGCAGCCTCCCCACTCCGCAGCCCCGCGCATCGCCGTGGCCGCTGCTCACCGCCCCTGGGGCCAAGCGCCCGACAGAACCCACCCGGAGCCGCCGGTGCGcgcccccggccgccgcggggggACGAGACGCCCGTCCTCCGGGCACCGCGGCCaccagccgccccggccccggccgagccccggccccgccgcgcctcTCGCGGGCTTGGCCGCCGGCCTGCAGGCTCCGGCTCCGGCCTCGGCCCGCCCCGGAGGGCCCGCGGGCAGGGCAGCGCCGTCGAgcgtccccagccccggctgccgTCCCGGGCCCCGCTCATTGGCATGCAGTCCCTGTCGCTGCCTGCCGCCAAGCCGCATCCCAGCCCGCTGGAAGCCGGCAGCCGAGCCAGAGCCAATCGCATATTCATGAGGAGAGGGAAATCCAGCGCTGCACTCCCAGAGGACCGAggatcactttttttttctttttttttttttctttttcccgACCTTacccctctctctgccctcctTTTAGCAATGCGTTAACGGGGGCTCCCCGCCGATATCCTCCGCAGCTCCGACTGCACCCTAAAAACCACGGCCGCCGGCGCCAAGAGCAGAGACCGAAGCAGCCAAAACACGGACCACGGCAGCCACAACAGAGGAGGGAGGCACGCCAGCCCGCCAGCCAGGGACAGGAAACACAGCAGGGGCTCCTACCTTACAATCCTCGGGACACGATTTCACCGAGTACTCATCCGACTGTAAATATTTCTGGAGCATAACCTCAAACTCTTCGTATTTCTCCTGAGCGTGCTGGTCGTAGCGCTGGTAAGCCTGGACGCACTGGCTGCAGGAGCCTCCCCCCCTCAGCACCACATCCAGACTGCAGTTCAAAGTGTCCGGATTGGACAACCCGGCGAACAACTCCCAAAGTGTGTAGGAATTACAAAAGGAAAGGTAAAAATCCGACAGGTCCCAGCCGGGCGCCGGGCTCTgccccgcgccccgcggccgccccggccccccccgccgccggcacACCGCCTCCGCGTCCCCCACGCTGAAGCACTGCCCGGACGAGGAGCCCGGCGGGGGGCACGTCTCCAGGGGCCTGGCCGTGGAGttccccaggaaagcagccTTGCCGGGCCGGGGCTCGGTGCCGTTGGTGCGGCTGCcgcggctgccgccgccgctgctgccgggggagggcgggagggagggCGAGGGGGGGGCGAGgagccggggcgcggggggcgccGGCTCCCCCATGCCCGCCAGCAGCTCCGGCTCCGCGGGCTCCGGCTTCTCGGGCGGCGgctgctccttctctccggTCCCCGTGAATTTGGCCTCGGCGCAGAACCACAAGTGATCAGAGAGCAGGACTGTGAAAAACAAGAGCGATGCCAGGGACAGTCGCCATTTCTGAGCCCTCTCTGAATCCGTGAAGGGTTTCTCGTTCTCCCGGGGTGCGAACCAGATTTTTAAGCCGTCATCATACTGCCGACTGCACATCCAAGCACCCCTGGTCATATTTTGGGAACGCACAGTCCTGGCCGACTCCACCGTGAGGGCTCCTTTTCCAGTGTCACCACAATATGCATTGACTTAAAAGATCGGGGGGATTTTCTTGcctgccttcccttctctcgctcgctcgctcgctccctCTTCcactctccccctctctctctctttctccctcttctttctttcttctttttcttcctctgagatATTGTTGGGTTTCGCCGGTGGCTCTGCCTTGGTCTCACCGCACGAAGCAGCCCCAGTCCATCCAACGCGGAGTGCCGTGGAGAAGATAAGAGCAATAAcgcagagagaggaggagggagaggagatggTGGTGGTAGTGGTGACAGTTGgtggtggcggggctgcgcggcTGGTCCTTTCCCCCTCTCACCCAGGCATGGTCAGATCGCA contains these protein-coding regions:
- the NALF1 gene encoding NALCN channel auxiliary factor 1 — protein: MTRGAWMCSRQYDDGLKIWFAPRENEKPFTDSERAQKWRLSLASLLFFTVLLSDHLWFCAEAKFTGTGEKEQPPPEKPEPAEPELLAGMGEPAPPAPRLLAPPSPSLPPSPGSSGGGSRGSRTNGTEPRPGKAAFLGNSTARPLETCPPPGSSSGQCFSVGDAEAVCRRRGGPGRPRGAGQSPAPGWDLSDFYLSFCNSYTLWELFAGLSNPDTLNCSLDVVLRGGGSCSQCVQAYQRYDQHAQEKYEEFEVMLQKYLQSDEYSVKSCPEDCKTVYKAWLCSQYFEVTQFHCSNRIPCKQYCLEVQTRCPFILPDNDDVIYGGLSSFICTGLYENYPTNAEPECCDVRWGLLPDHQSKGTIKTSGSTVCHRTSLTVSSASRLCNSRLKLCVLVLILLHTVLTVSAAQNSTGLGFGGITTLEDNSTNEE